The Candidatus Zixiibacteriota bacterium genome has a segment encoding these proteins:
- a CDS encoding T9SS type A sorting domain-containing protein, which produces MNTRRLVHTLLAAATCVVAAAVARADVDDFRVNDDGGTAIQTNPRIAVAADGSFVIAWADRRAGENDIYVQRYDGSANAIGFNRRANDDTNMAWQAEPSLACDFSGRYWLTWKDYRNGVYPFDADIYFQRYDTGGALLGGNRDLTLEPPDSLKETPDIAVSPTGAVVVVWADYRNLHWDIYGQLIGSDGSLVGSNFRVNTDAGTGQQHAPRVAYAEDGWFVVAWYDNRLGNDDIFVQRFDSLAQPLGGNVKVNSDPGDARQAFPDVATDAAGRFTVVWVDWRNGRYPANPDIYSRTFNTALTPINSDVRLNTDGTVRAQREATIAADRLGNVAIIWSDSIGSSFDIVGQMIDADGVVREANFQANSYVDSAQIQADVALDGRFRYLTWVDKRNGNFDIYAAIQEYNDPTLSAAPLFITFEMNESGTPPESAGLIISHAGYNPIPFEIIASESWVQVSPSDGTSVDTVAVSVVDNTLAPGSYLATLTIIDTAHDDSSLTVPVTLTVNDVIEPSLGDTLIIGSAVVARQSVGSVPIDVRLNRTVSEVVLPLRYDTSVVRIDSAVADPGLPTGYEFSFEIDDIAGETRLSIRYDTLSGSLGAGATPLAEIFFTAGDVDARMPLDTAHNDTLIALLADTAGDSVAPVVLPGEIVVGTPTDVGTHTGPAIPGEVTLYQNWPNPFNLETTIRFHVPAESKLRLAIYNVLGQLVSASTELVLPAGEHELRWDGSDRQGRAVSSGVYFYRLEYAGGHSTRKMLLLK; this is translated from the coding sequence ATGAATACCAGGCGGCTTGTTCACACCCTGCTGGCCGCGGCCACCTGTGTGGTCGCTGCGGCGGTCGCACGCGCTGATGTCGACGACTTCCGGGTTAACGACGACGGCGGGACGGCGATTCAAACCAATCCGCGCATAGCGGTTGCCGCCGACGGCAGTTTCGTCATTGCATGGGCGGATCGCCGTGCAGGGGAAAACGATATCTACGTGCAGCGCTATGATGGGTCCGCGAATGCAATCGGATTCAATCGTCGCGCCAACGATGATACCAATATGGCATGGCAGGCGGAACCGTCGCTGGCGTGCGATTTTTCCGGCCGGTACTGGCTCACGTGGAAAGATTACCGCAACGGTGTATATCCTTTTGACGCCGACATTTACTTCCAGCGATACGACACCGGCGGGGCGCTGCTCGGCGGTAATCGCGACCTGACGCTGGAGCCGCCGGACTCGCTGAAGGAAACGCCCGATATCGCCGTCTCGCCGACCGGGGCGGTGGTGGTGGTCTGGGCCGATTATCGAAATTTGCATTGGGATATCTACGGGCAACTGATCGGCTCCGACGGCAGTCTGGTCGGCAGCAACTTCCGCGTCAATACCGATGCCGGCACGGGGCAGCAGCACGCGCCGCGTGTCGCGTACGCCGAGGACGGCTGGTTTGTCGTCGCCTGGTACGACAACCGTCTCGGCAACGACGATATTTTCGTGCAGCGTTTTGATTCGCTCGCTCAGCCGCTTGGGGGCAACGTCAAGGTCAACTCCGATCCGGGCGATGCCCGGCAGGCGTTTCCCGACGTTGCGACCGACGCCGCCGGACGGTTCACGGTCGTCTGGGTGGACTGGCGCAACGGCCGTTATCCCGCAAATCCCGATATATATTCCCGCACGTTCAACACCGCACTGACGCCGATAAACTCCGACGTGCGGTTGAACACCGACGGCACGGTCCGGGCTCAGCGGGAAGCGACGATTGCGGCGGATCGCCTCGGAAACGTCGCGATCATCTGGTCAGACTCGATCGGTTCATCGTTTGACATCGTGGGGCAGATGATTGACGCCGACGGCGTCGTGCGCGAAGCCAATTTTCAGGCAAACAGCTATGTGGATTCGGCTCAGATTCAGGCCGATGTCGCGCTGGACGGTCGCTTCCGTTACCTCACGTGGGTTGACAAGCGCAACGGCAACTTCGATATCTACGCAGCGATTCAGGAGTACAACGACCCGACCCTGTCGGCCGCGCCCCTGTTCATTACGTTCGAAATGAACGAGTCAGGAACGCCGCCTGAGTCGGCCGGTCTGATCATCAGCCACGCCGGATACAACCCCATCCCGTTTGAGATTATCGCAAGCGAGTCGTGGGTGCAGGTGTCGCCGTCGGACGGTACGTCGGTCGATACGGTAGCTGTCTCCGTGGTCGACAATACACTCGCGCCGGGGTCTTACCTGGCGACGCTGACGATCATCGATACGGCACACGACGACTCAAGTCTGACCGTCCCGGTGACGTTGACGGTGAACGACGTGATAGAGCCGTCGCTGGGGGACACACTGATTATCGGTTCGGCGGTCGTCGCGCGGCAAAGCGTTGGTTCCGTGCCGATTGACGTTCGGCTGAACCGTACTGTCTCAGAGGTCGTTTTGCCGCTCCGGTACGACACGTCGGTTGTGAGGATCGATTCGGCCGTGGCGGACCCGGGTCTTCCGACGGGATACGAGTTCTCGTTCGAGATCGATGACATCGCAGGAGAGACGAGGCTCTCGATCCGGTATGACACGTTGTCCGGTTCGCTGGGAGCCGGGGCTACGCCTCTCGCCGAAATATTCTTCACGGCAGGCGATGTAGATGCACGCATGCCGCTTGATACGGCGCATAACGATACGCTGATCGCATTACTGGCTGACACGGCCGGTGATTCGGTCGCCCCGGTCGTACTGCCCGGCGAGATTGTTGTGGGGACGCCTACCGATGTCGGCACGCACACCGGGCCGGCGATTCCGGGAGAAGTGACGCTTTATCAGAACTGGCCGAACCCGTTCAATCTCGAGACCACGATTCGGTTCCACGTGCCCGCCGAGAGCAAGCTTCGGCTTGCGATTTACAATGTTCTCGGTCAGCTGGTTTCCGCCTCAACCGAGCTGGTATTGCCGGCCGGCGAGCACGAACTGCGCTGGGACGGTTCCGACCGGCAGGGACGAGCCGTGTCTTCCGGTGTGTATTTCTATCGACTGGAGTACGCCGGCGGACATTCCACGCGCAAGATGCTCCTGCTGAAGTAA
- a CDS encoding tetratricopeptide repeat protein, giving the protein MRRNHLLCLAVIAVFAALFVAPSGQAAVDTLKAKEMLNAGIKATQEGKSEEAILAYQSAIQFDPNFADAYMNLGAIYFEQKQYEEALEQFRKAAEKNPKSADAFANMGRVDYTLRRYPEAIDAFQKAIANNGQDGSLYRDLGKAYYQNKDEANAVTALEKCHSLNAGDYLTYLMVGRSYDKLGQDAKAVEALNKSIQLEDNYSAHFALGQIYMGQEKYTQAGAAFKKALAADGKKYLAAYNYASAMEFADPENYDRNITNWESFIRLAKNNPKAKSEVAQAEAHVKELRDALEHAKLN; this is encoded by the coding sequence ATGAGAAGGAACCACCTACTCTGTCTTGCGGTCATCGCCGTGTTTGCGGCCCTGTTTGTCGCGCCGAGCGGGCAGGCCGCCGTCGACACACTAAAAGCGAAAGAAATGCTCAATGCGGGCATAAAGGCGACTCAGGAGGGCAAGTCCGAAGAGGCTATCCTCGCCTATCAGTCCGCTATCCAGTTTGATCCCAACTTTGCCGATGCCTATATGAACCTCGGCGCGATATACTTCGAACAGAAGCAGTACGAGGAAGCGCTCGAGCAGTTCCGCAAAGCTGCGGAGAAGAATCCGAAGAGCGCCGATGCGTTTGCCAATATGGGCCGTGTTGACTATACCCTCCGGCGCTATCCGGAAGCGATTGACGCCTTCCAGAAGGCTATCGCCAATAACGGTCAGGACGGCTCCCTGTATCGCGATCTTGGTAAGGCGTACTACCAGAACAAAGACGAGGCGAACGCCGTCACGGCCCTCGAGAAGTGCCATTCGCTCAACGCGGGCGACTATCTGACGTATCTCATGGTCGGGCGCTCGTACGACAAGCTCGGCCAGGACGCCAAGGCGGTCGAAGCGCTGAACAAGTCTATCCAGCTCGAAGACAACTACTCGGCGCACTTCGCCCTCGGCCAGATTTACATGGGACAGGAAAAGTACACGCAGGCGGGCGCCGCGTTCAAGAAAGCCCTCGCGGCTGACGGCAAGAAGTACCTGGCGGCCTACAACTACGCTTCAGCGATGGAATTCGCCGATCCGGAGAATTACGACCGGAATATCACCAACTGGGAGTCCTTCATCCGTCTTGCCAAGAACAACCCGAAGGCGAAGTCGGAAGTCGCGCAGGCCGAGGCTCACGTCAAAGAACTGCGCGATGCTCTGGAACATGCCAAGTTGAACTAA
- the purE gene encoding 5-(carboxyamino)imidazole ribonucleotide mutase: MPKVLILLGSKNDMEYAEKCREQLTALQIEGVIEISSAHRHPEKTARLTTEAQANGFEVIIAMAGLSAALPGVAAAHSLLPVIGVPLPGALDGLDSLLSVVQMPPGIPVAGVAIGSPGAKNAAILAARILALKHDDVKRALVQHRQSL; encoded by the coding sequence ATGCCAAAAGTACTGATTCTCCTCGGCTCAAAAAACGACATGGAGTACGCGGAGAAGTGCCGGGAGCAGTTGACCGCTCTGCAGATCGAAGGCGTGATCGAAATATCATCGGCGCACCGCCACCCGGAAAAGACGGCTCGCCTGACCACGGAGGCGCAAGCCAATGGTTTTGAAGTGATAATCGCGATGGCCGGTTTGTCGGCCGCATTGCCGGGGGTCGCGGCGGCCCATTCGCTGCTGCCCGTGATCGGGGTGCCGTTGCCGGGCGCGCTGGACGGTCTGGACTCGCTGCTGTCGGTCGTTCAGATGCCGCCCGGAATACCGGTGGCCGGGGTCGCGATCGGTTCGCCCGGGGCGAAAAATGCCGCCATTTTGGCTGCACGTATACTCGCACTGAAGCATGACGACGTCAAGCGGGCGCTTGTCCAGCACAGGCAATCGCTATAG
- the purD gene encoding phosphoribosylamine--glycine ligase, whose amino-acid sequence MLVVGAGGREHALVWKLKQSPKVDRIFCAPGNAGIAQDAKCVNIKVTDIKALVDFAQRNKIGLTVVGPEQPLASGIADEFQRRKLRIFGPEKKAAQIESSKAFAKQFMQKYHIPTAPFRVFESAAEAMGFCKSLAYPAVIKADGLAAGKGVVVVHSIDEANKTIEDIMLNNVFGPAGKRIVIESYIRGQEVSVMAITDGKTVLPLLPSQDHKQALEGDKGPNTGGMGAYCPTSFVTPEIMETINQFVLEPAVAGFRAENIPYRGVLYAGLMLTPEGPKVLEFNCRFGDPETQAVLPLLKTDLAEVMKAVADKKLANIPKLDWLNGAAACVVLTSRGYPGKYKTGAPINGLRKTWGDGSVVFHAGTRRDGKALVTAGGRVLGVVGINTDLKSALVKSYEVAKQISYDGVTYRRDIGYRVLAPTEA is encoded by the coding sequence GTGCTGGTAGTCGGAGCGGGCGGACGCGAGCACGCCCTGGTCTGGAAACTGAAGCAGTCCCCGAAAGTGGACCGGATTTTCTGCGCCCCGGGCAACGCCGGTATCGCGCAGGACGCCAAGTGCGTCAATATCAAAGTGACTGATATCAAAGCGCTGGTTGACTTTGCCCAGCGCAACAAGATCGGCCTCACCGTGGTCGGGCCGGAACAACCCCTCGCCTCCGGCATCGCCGATGAGTTTCAGCGCCGAAAACTCCGGATTTTCGGCCCCGAGAAGAAGGCCGCGCAGATCGAATCGAGCAAGGCATTCGCCAAGCAGTTTATGCAGAAGTACCACATTCCGACCGCGCCGTTCCGCGTCTTCGAATCGGCCGCGGAAGCGATGGGATTCTGCAAGTCTCTTGCCTACCCGGCCGTCATAAAGGCGGATGGCCTCGCTGCCGGCAAGGGCGTGGTCGTCGTCCACTCCATCGACGAAGCCAACAAGACTATCGAAGATATCATGCTCAACAACGTCTTCGGCCCGGCCGGTAAACGAATCGTCATCGAATCGTACATTCGCGGTCAGGAAGTCAGCGTCATGGCGATCACCGACGGCAAGACGGTCCTGCCGCTGCTGCCGAGTCAGGACCACAAACAGGCGCTTGAAGGCGACAAGGGACCCAACACCGGCGGCATGGGGGCATACTGCCCCACGTCCTTTGTGACCCCGGAAATCATGGAGACCATCAACCAGTTTGTGCTGGAGCCGGCAGTCGCCGGATTCCGGGCCGAGAACATTCCGTATCGTGGAGTACTGTACGCCGGACTGATGTTGACTCCCGAGGGACCAAAAGTCCTTGAGTTCAATTGCAGGTTCGGTGATCCGGAGACACAGGCCGTCTTGCCGCTCTTGAAGACGGATCTGGCCGAAGTCATGAAGGCGGTGGCAGATAAGAAGTTGGCGAATATCCCCAAACTCGACTGGCTAAACGGCGCGGCGGCGTGCGTCGTGCTGACCTCCCGGGGATATCCCGGAAAATACAAGACCGGCGCCCCGATTAACGGCCTGCGCAAGACCTGGGGCGACGGAAGCGTGGTGTTCCACGCTGGAACCCGCCGCGACGGCAAGGCGTTAGTGACAGCAGGGGGTCGGGTTCTCGGCGTCGTAGGCATCAACACCGACCTCAAATCGGCATTGGTGAAGTCATACGAAGTTGCTAAACAGATTTCATATGACGGCGTCACTTATCGTCGAGACATCGGATACCGGGTGTTGGCGCCGACCGAAGCATAG
- a CDS encoding M14 family zinc carboxypeptidase, whose product MHLHRRFLACVVALLFFVGSAAADSNPLVKTEKLSKEQVRQVWRMGLDIVEDDGGRLSLILWPGDAAKLEASGIGYETVHADITAFYQSRYPDKDIETMGGFRTYSEIIAYLDSLSAANPAICSPRFSIGQSWEGRDLWVVKISDNHAVDEDEPEVFYNSLIHAREGASAASVLRYMEWLLQNYGVDPEVTEVIDNRELFFLPVLNPDGYVYNQTTNPSGGGMWRKNRRTSGQPTTPGVDLNRNWGYQWGYDDEGSSPSPSDVTYRGPSAFSEPETQAVRDFSLARNFTIVHNVHTYSNLVLWPWGYDYVYTDEEEFFRILGDSMVQYNGYSPGISWTLYPTNGASDDWYWGDTLSKPRTISLTTEIGGSSDGFWPSLSRIPVLAEENILPHFFLAKIADRPYALKPPAAPVASVPDSSGGAFTVSWSHNDTVNPAVTFRLVELGDRQSVTDDAEADYGYWQVDTWGLSTTRAFSGLRSWATASVSQTDHTLTSVDPYEVKPNDSLRFRIWYDIESNWDYLYVQVSVNGGQTFESLANDLTTNTNPNGTNRGNGITGSSGGSWLLTKFDLSAYAGQQVFVRLLYATDAAVLNEGVWVDDVENVEFFGVQTELESATAQTSYAFTSHDAGDWWYRVTATDAEGQESVFSSLVKTSVSQSWTLADLNGDEQIDLSDLIYFVNYLFLGGPAPSVSEAADVTCDSLVDLSDLIFLVNFLFTGGPAPSCP is encoded by the coding sequence ATGCATTTGCATCGTCGATTCCTCGCTTGCGTCGTTGCGCTATTGTTCTTCGTCGGATCGGCGGCGGCCGATAGCAATCCGCTCGTCAAGACCGAGAAGCTGTCCAAGGAGCAGGTGCGCCAGGTCTGGCGTATGGGGCTGGATATCGTGGAGGATGACGGCGGTCGGCTGTCGCTCATTTTGTGGCCGGGCGACGCCGCGAAGCTAGAGGCTTCCGGTATCGGCTATGAGACGGTTCACGCCGACATCACCGCCTTTTATCAGTCGCGCTACCCCGACAAGGACATAGAGACGATGGGCGGATTTCGGACCTATTCGGAGATTATCGCGTATCTCGACAGCCTGAGCGCTGCCAACCCGGCCATCTGCAGTCCACGCTTTTCGATCGGGCAGAGCTGGGAAGGGCGCGACCTGTGGGTGGTGAAAATATCGGACAATCACGCTGTCGACGAGGACGAGCCGGAAGTTTTCTACAACTCGCTGATCCATGCTCGCGAAGGGGCGTCGGCGGCGTCGGTCCTCCGGTACATGGAGTGGTTGCTGCAAAACTACGGCGTTGATCCGGAGGTGACAGAGGTCATCGACAATCGAGAGTTATTCTTCCTCCCGGTGCTCAATCCCGACGGATACGTATACAATCAGACGACTAATCCGTCGGGCGGCGGCATGTGGCGTAAGAACCGTCGTACGTCGGGCCAGCCGACCACGCCGGGGGTGGATCTGAATCGCAACTGGGGCTACCAGTGGGGCTACGACGACGAGGGATCATCGCCGAGCCCGTCGGACGTCACCTACCGCGGACCGTCGGCTTTCTCCGAGCCGGAGACACAGGCGGTGCGTGACTTCAGTCTCGCGCGCAATTTTACGATCGTACATAACGTCCATACGTACTCCAATCTCGTGCTGTGGCCGTGGGGATACGACTACGTCTATACCGACGAGGAGGAGTTCTTCCGTATTCTGGGCGACTCGATGGTGCAATACAACGGCTATTCGCCGGGGATTTCCTGGACGCTCTATCCGACCAACGGCGCGTCCGATGACTGGTATTGGGGAGACACGCTTTCCAAGCCGCGCACTATCTCGCTGACAACGGAAATCGGCGGCAGCTCCGATGGCTTCTGGCCGTCGCTCAGTCGCATCCCCGTGCTTGCGGAAGAAAACATCCTGCCGCATTTCTTTCTCGCCAAGATCGCCGATCGGCCTTACGCGCTGAAGCCGCCGGCGGCGCCGGTCGCCTCGGTTCCGGACAGTTCCGGCGGCGCCTTTACCGTGTCGTGGAGTCACAATGACACGGTCAATCCGGCGGTGACTTTCCGGCTGGTCGAACTGGGGGACCGACAGAGTGTCACCGACGACGCTGAAGCCGATTACGGGTACTGGCAGGTTGACACGTGGGGGCTGTCTACGACAAGAGCGTTCAGCGGCCTGCGGTCGTGGGCAACCGCCAGCGTCAGCCAGACCGACCATACGCTGACATCGGTTGATCCGTACGAAGTGAAGCCGAACGACTCGCTTCGCTTCCGTATCTGGTATGACATTGAATCGAACTGGGACTACTTGTACGTGCAGGTTTCCGTTAACGGCGGTCAGACGTTTGAAAGTCTGGCCAACGATCTGACCACGAACACCAATCCCAACGGCACCAATCGGGGTAACGGCATCACGGGTTCGTCGGGTGGATCGTGGTTGCTGACGAAATTCGACCTGTCGGCCTATGCGGGCCAACAGGTGTTTGTCCGGCTGTTGTATGCGACGGATGCGGCCGTGCTCAACGAAGGCGTCTGGGTCGATGATGTTGAGAACGTGGAGTTTTTCGGCGTGCAAACCGAGCTGGAATCAGCCACCGCTCAGACATCGTACGCATTTACGTCGCATGACGCGGGGGACTGGTGGTACCGCGTGACCGCGACCGATGCTGAGGGTCAGGAGTCGGTGTTTTCATCACTCGTGAAGACGAGCGTATCGCAGTCCTGGACGCTCGCCGATCTCAACGGCGATGAGCAGATTGACCTGAGCGATTTGATCTACTTTGTGAATTACCTGTTTCTTGGCGGTCCCGCGCCGTCTGTCTCCGAGGCCGCCGACGTTACCTGCGATAGCCTGGTTGATCTCAGCGACCTTATCTTTCTCGTCAACTTCCTCTTTACGGGTGGTCCGGCGCCGAGCTGTCCATAG
- a CDS encoding outer membrane beta-barrel protein, which yields MKTFSLVCGLLLLVGFGVTAVAQDEEAVYQEEEGSYLEVAVYGGATIPAYNLPDWSDSLGAKTGWNIGFDIGYFITYDLALGINFTYVQMNIDTDIEELSASQKHQMYNPMVYMKYYWFGEETNFAPYLKGMAGLYNVKFATEVTDSDGSNRRFRELSYSPAFAFGGGAGLFYYIHDFGGLFLEATYQHALTKNSEKDLFGSTYVFDNYIGVVNVHAGITTFFEL from the coding sequence ATGAAGACATTTTCCTTGGTGTGTGGGCTATTGTTGCTTGTGGGGTTCGGTGTTACCGCGGTGGCGCAGGACGAAGAGGCTGTGTATCAGGAGGAAGAAGGGTCGTATCTCGAGGTTGCCGTATACGGCGGGGCCACCATTCCCGCCTATAATCTGCCTGACTGGAGCGACTCGCTTGGCGCCAAGACCGGCTGGAACATCGGTTTCGACATCGGGTATTTTATCACCTACGATCTTGCGCTGGGTATCAACTTCACCTATGTACAGATGAACATCGATACGGATATCGAGGAGCTCTCGGCGAGTCAGAAGCACCAAATGTACAATCCGATGGTGTACATGAAGTACTACTGGTTCGGGGAAGAGACTAATTTTGCCCCGTATCTCAAGGGAATGGCGGGTCTCTACAACGTGAAATTTGCCACTGAGGTCACGGACTCCGACGGAAGCAACCGTCGCTTCCGTGAACTTTCATATTCCCCGGCGTTCGCATTTGGCGGTGGAGCGGGCCTGTTTTATTACATTCATGATTTCGGCGGCCTGTTTCTTGAGGCGACCTACCAGCACGCCCTCACCAAGAACTCGGAGAAGGATCTGTTCGGCAGCACGTACGTGTTCGATAATTACATCGGCGTCGTAAACGTGCATGCGGGTATCACGACGTTTTTTGAGCTGTAA
- a CDS encoding sigma-54 dependent transcriptional regulator encodes MKTIKLLVVDDEAQARDLLAGFLARQGFEVTTAENGEQGLQAYQDLFSPIALIDLKMPGMSGLELLRQLREINPFIQVIVLTAFGSVETAVEAMRLGAYDYITKPIEELDELLLRLQKAAEQNRLVVDNQVMAERLADAFPRAELIGNSPQMQKVREMISLVAPRDATVLITGPSGTGKELVAQAIHALSARAEKPMVAINCAAFPETLLESELFGFEKGAFTGAERAKQGRFELADSGTLFLDEIGEMPVTMQVKLLRVLEERQIERLGSVKSIPLDIRIIAATNRDLEQMIKNGAFREDLYYRLNVIKVHMPPLAERSGDVLLLADRFIEKYAKKIGKDVRGIDGEAAALLTSYRWPGNVRELENIIERSIVLTRSTYLTKDDLVGLSARTPESPIGPIRPLSDVERDHILRCLNELDWNLGLTAEKLGIHRNTLRSKIKEYGLAR; translated from the coding sequence ATGAAAACGATCAAGCTTCTGGTTGTTGACGATGAGGCGCAGGCGCGCGACCTGCTGGCCGGATTCCTCGCCCGCCAGGGGTTTGAGGTCACGACCGCCGAGAACGGCGAGCAGGGACTACAGGCCTATCAGGATCTCTTCTCACCGATCGCTTTGATCGACCTGAAGATGCCCGGCATGTCGGGTCTCGAACTGCTGCGGCAGCTGCGCGAAATCAACCCGTTCATTCAGGTGATTGTCCTCACCGCTTTCGGATCGGTGGAGACGGCGGTCGAGGCGATGCGGCTGGGGGCCTACGATTATATCACCAAGCCGATCGAGGAGCTCGACGAGTTATTGCTGCGGCTGCAGAAAGCCGCCGAACAGAACCGGCTGGTGGTCGATAACCAGGTGATGGCGGAGCGTCTTGCTGATGCGTTTCCGCGCGCGGAGTTGATCGGCAACTCGCCGCAGATGCAGAAGGTGCGCGAGATGATTTCACTGGTGGCGCCCCGCGACGCCACCGTGCTTATCACGGGGCCCTCGGGGACGGGCAAGGAACTGGTGGCGCAGGCGATTCACGCGTTGTCCGCGCGGGCCGAGAAGCCGATGGTCGCGATCAACTGCGCCGCGTTTCCGGAGACATTACTCGAATCCGAGTTGTTCGGATTCGAGAAAGGCGCGTTCACGGGCGCCGAGCGGGCGAAACAGGGGCGGTTTGAACTGGCCGACAGCGGCACGCTGTTTCTCGACGAAATCGGCGAGATGCCGGTCACGATGCAGGTCAAGTTGCTGCGCGTCCTCGAGGAGCGGCAAATCGAACGGCTGGGATCCGTGAAATCGATCCCGCTGGATATCCGTATCATCGCAGCCACCAATCGGGATCTCGAGCAGATGATAAAGAATGGAGCTTTCCGTGAAGACTTGTACTATCGCCTGAACGTCATCAAAGTACATATGCCGCCGCTCGCGGAACGCTCCGGTGACGTGCTGCTGCTGGCCGATCGCTTCATCGAAAAGTACGCCAAAAAGATCGGCAAGGATGTCCGCGGAATCGATGGCGAGGCCGCCGCCCTGCTGACCTCGTACCGGTGGCCCGGCAATGTCCGCGAACTCGAGAATATCATCGAGCGATCGATCGTGCTCACGCGCAGCACATACCTCACGAAAGACGACCTGGTTGGCCTGTCGGCACGGACCCCGGAGTCGCCAATCGGTCCGATCCGCCCGCTATCCGACGTGGAACGGGACCACATTCTTCGCTGCCTGAACGAGCTTGACTGGAACCTCGGGTTAACCGCCGAGAAGCTCGGGATCCATCGCAACACTCTCCGATCGAAGATCAAGGAATACGGGCTCGCCCGCTGA
- a CDS encoding DUF4384 domain-containing protein, translated as MLRSKYATGLLTILMIAWAAIGGAAQEIERYDGDDQPMYYSDRPGIDRYLDAEVWVDHADGEYYIGDDIGINFRVSRDAFVAIYTVDSRGLVNLLFPSDPSEDNFVRGGETYQLPGPRDNYDLVVSGPEGMENIQIIASRERFPIPSWYGNSGLVCDWDDRYEFMDYVNGKYFIRYDGQRFAYDRAVIFVNEWEEYYFRPVYYPTYPSWSVSGNVYIDYGWGHSVYINGVYWGCTPLYVPRIAVGWHTITIFDPWGYCWENDFHVSYYNTVVLNRTIIQPSPSIKSKYKIVREAGYRDPVAAGYTNYVEKTKTVLKRDVTAGKTVTKSAGQSGSIVGSSGKSTRAMAFSPDEVQAPSAKKYARGSTVLNKTDRGYETDLSAGAASKGRSSSVRSNTYRATNNGASDVGEGSRYKSKRDDSPSQGSSGSTGQTSGYYQKKSGSSASRYETRDQRESRSGDESSSSGTYRKSRSSEGSPSGTVKGKSDNNSGSSYRPARKSSDDQSSSSGGSYRKTPAPSKSSSGTVRQSSPAPSKSGSGAVKQSSPAPQKSGNNSGGRSSSSSSSSKGKGKDR; from the coding sequence ATGTTACGCTCCAAATACGCAACCGGGCTGCTGACGATCCTCATGATCGCCTGGGCGGCGATCGGGGGGGCGGCTCAGGAAATCGAACGGTATGATGGCGACGATCAGCCGATGTACTACAGCGATCGTCCAGGCATCGACCGCTACCTCGATGCCGAGGTATGGGTGGATCATGCCGACGGAGAGTATTATATCGGCGACGATATCGGCATCAATTTCCGCGTCAGCCGGGACGCCTTTGTGGCGATCTACACGGTCGATTCCCGCGGCTTGGTGAACCTGCTGTTTCCGTCGGACCCCTCCGAAGACAACTTCGTGCGGGGAGGCGAAACCTACCAGCTGCCGGGCCCGCGTGACAACTACGACCTGGTCGTGAGCGGTCCCGAAGGTATGGAGAACATCCAGATCATCGCGTCCCGCGAGCGTTTCCCGATCCCGAGCTGGTACGGCAATTCCGGGCTCGTGTGTGACTGGGACGACCGGTACGAGTTCATGGATTACGTCAACGGGAAGTACTTCATTCGGTACGACGGTCAGCGCTTCGCTTATGACCGGGCCGTGATTTTCGTCAACGAATGGGAGGAGTACTATTTCCGTCCGGTCTACTACCCGACGTATCCGAGCTGGTCGGTGAGCGGCAACGTTTACATCGACTATGGCTGGGGGCACTCCGTCTACATCAACGGCGTGTACTGGGGTTGCACACCGCTGTATGTTCCCCGGATCGCGGTCGGCTGGCACACGATCACGATCTTCGATCCGTGGGGCTACTGCTGGGAGAACGATTTCCACGTGAGCTACTACAACACGGTCGTGCTCAACCGGACGATCATCCAGCCGTCGCCGTCGATCAAGTCGAAGTACAAGATCGTGCGCGAGGCCGGTTATCGTGACCCCGTAGCAGCGGGTTATACGAACTATGTCGAGAAGACCAAGACGGTGCTCAAGCGCGACGTCACGGCCGGCAAGACCGTAACGAAGTCGGCCGGCCAGTCCGGCTCGATCGTCGGTTCCTCGGGCAAGTCGACTCGCGCGATGGCGTTTTCGCCCGACGAGGTGCAGGCCCCGTCTGCCAAGAAGTACGCGCGGGGTTCCACCGTCCTGAACAAGACCGACCGCGGGTATGAGACCGACCTGTCGGCAGGCGCTGCTTCCAAGGGCAGGTCAAGTTCGGTTCGTTCCAATACCTATCGTGCGACCAACAACGGCGCGTCCGACGTCGGTGAGGGCAGCCGGTACAAGAGCAAACGCGACGACTCTCCGTCGCAGGGCTCCTCCGGCTCGACCGGACAGACGAGCGGATATTACCAGAAGAAGTCCGGTTCGTCGGCGTCACGGTATGAGACGCGCGACCAGCGCGAAAGCCGGTCCGGGGATGAGTCCTCGTCCAGCGGCACGTACCGCAAGTCGAGATCATCCGAAGGTTCACCGAGCGGGACGGTAAAGGGGAAGTCGGACAACAACAGTGGCTCCAGTTACCGTCCGGCCAGGAAGTCGTCGGACGACCAGTCCTCTTCGAGCGGCGGCAGTTACCGCAAGACGCCGGCGCCGAGCAAGTCGAGTTCGGGTACCGTGAGGCAGTCGTCGCCCGCGCCGAGCAAGTCAGGTTCCGGTGCGGTGAAGCAGTCGTCGCCCGCGCCGCAGAAGTCCGGCAACAACTCAGGCGGCCGGAGTTCCAGCTCCAGCTCGTCAAGCAAAGGCAAGGGCAAGGACAGGTAA